A part of Ignavibacteriales bacterium genomic DNA contains:
- a CDS encoding phosphoribosylformylglycinamidine cyclo-ligase, with amino-acid sequence MDQTYKAAGVDIEAGEKTVDKIKGYAKSTFNKSVLTDIGMFGAFYEPDFSGFEKPVLVSSVDGVGTKLKVAVDMSKFDTIGQDLVNHCVNDIAVCGAKPLFFLDYYATGKLNPDKAADVVKGFSIACKENECALIGGETAEMPGLYQENDFDVSGTIVGVVDKSKIIDGKRIQKGDLLIGFPSHGLHTNGYSLARKVLLEKFNVKDFIPELNNTLGDELLKVHKSYLALISTLKNSVDIKGLSHITGGGIIGNTKRIIPKGLDLLIHWRTWEMPAIFNLIQQTANISNEEMHKVFNCGIGLVAVISSDELKNLGALFSNLKEKFNLIGEVV; translated from the coding sequence TTGGATCAAACATATAAAGCTGCCGGAGTTGATATTGAAGCAGGAGAAAAAACTGTTGATAAAATTAAAGGTTACGCTAAATCTACATTTAATAAAAGTGTTTTAACTGATATCGGAATGTTTGGTGCTTTTTACGAGCCAGATTTTTCTGGTTTTGAAAAACCTGTTTTAGTTTCGTCTGTTGATGGAGTTGGAACAAAACTTAAAGTTGCTGTTGATATGAGTAAGTTTGATACTATTGGTCAGGATTTAGTTAATCACTGTGTAAATGATATTGCTGTTTGTGGCGCCAAACCACTTTTCTTTTTGGATTATTATGCAACAGGAAAATTAAATCCAGATAAAGCTGCTGATGTTGTTAAAGGATTTTCAATCGCTTGCAAAGAAAATGAATGTGCATTGATAGGCGGCGAAACTGCCGAGATGCCCGGATTGTATCAAGAAAATGATTTTGATGTTTCAGGTACAATTGTTGGAGTTGTTGATAAATCAAAAATTATTGATGGAAAGAGAATTCAAAAAGGAGATTTACTAATTGGATTTCCATCACATGGATTACATACAAATGGATACTCACTTGCAAGAAAAGTTTTACTTGAAAAATTTAATGTAAAAGATTTTATTCCTGAACTTAACAACACACTTGGCGATGAACTTCTAAAAGTTCACAAATCCTATCTGGCTTTAATATCAACATTAAAAAATTCCGTTGATATAAAAGGATTATCACACATTACCGGTGGTGGAATCATTGGAAACACAAAGCGAATAATTCCCAAAGGTTTGGATCTGTTAATTCACTGGCGCACCTGGGAAATGCCTGCAATCTTTAATCTTATTCAGCAAACTGCAAATATTTCTAATGAAGAAATGCACAAAGTTTTTAATTGCGGAATAGGTTTGGTTGCAGTTATCTCTTCTGATGAATTGAAAAATTTAGGTGCATTATTTTCAAATTTAAAAGAAAAATTTAATTTGATAGGTGAGGTGGTTTGA
- a CDS encoding cytochrome ubiquinol oxidase subunit I has protein sequence MDVLTLSRLQFAIVTVYHFFFVPITLGLSIAVAIMQTAYYRTGNESYKKMTKFWGKLFLINFAIGVATGIVQEFQFGMNWSQYSRFMGDIFGAPLAIEALLAFFMESTFLGIWVFGWDRIPKKMHLASIWLVAIGSNLSAIWILAANSFMQQPVGYAVRNGRAEMTDFFALITNGHLWVQFPHVFFGAVATAGFLILSISAYHLVKKEKHDVFKKSFKFGAAYALLGSLLVILVGHTQAQYMVKVQPMKMAAAEALWETENPASMSLFTFGYEANRKDIFAIKIPGGLSFLAYNKFEGEVKGINQLQKETEEKFGTGNYVPPIAISYWTFRIMVGTGFLMLLIAALSLLKAYKQNYEFNPLFYKIVFWSMLLPVIANTTGWLFTEIARQPWTVFGLFTTANSVSNTVSAGEVLFSLIAYTAIYAVLMVIMISLMKKFATRNVNEIEIEDHEAVEDKIFSKA, from the coding sequence ATGGATGTCTTAACTCTTTCCAGATTGCAGTTTGCAATTGTAACTGTATATCACTTTTTCTTCGTCCCAATTACTCTTGGTCTTTCTATTGCAGTTGCGATTATGCAAACAGCATACTATCGTACAGGCAATGAAAGTTATAAAAAAATGACAAAGTTTTGGGGAAAACTTTTCTTAATAAATTTTGCTATTGGTGTTGCTACCGGTATTGTTCAAGAGTTTCAGTTCGGTATGAACTGGTCACAGTATTCAAGATTTATGGGAGATATATTTGGTGCTCCTTTAGCAATCGAAGCACTGTTAGCATTTTTTATGGAATCAACATTTTTAGGAATCTGGGTTTTTGGCTGGGATCGAATTCCAAAAAAAATGCACTTAGCTTCAATCTGGTTAGTAGCAATCGGCTCTAATCTTTCTGCAATATGGATTTTAGCGGCTAACTCTTTTATGCAGCAACCGGTTGGATATGCTGTGCGAAATGGTCGTGCAGAGATGACTGACTTTTTTGCACTGATAACAAACGGACATCTTTGGGTTCAATTTCCTCACGTATTTTTTGGTGCTGTTGCAACCGCAGGATTTTTAATATTATCAATCAGCGCATATCATCTTGTAAAAAAAGAAAAACACGATGTGTTTAAAAAATCATTTAAGTTTGGTGCAGCTTATGCTTTGCTTGGGTCATTATTGGTTATTCTTGTTGGTCACACGCAGGCTCAGTATATGGTTAAAGTGCAACCGATGAAAATGGCTGCTGCAGAAGCTTTGTGGGAAACTGAAAATCCTGCCTCAATGTCTTTATTTACTTTTGGTTATGAAGCAAATCGTAAAGATATCTTTGCAATTAAAATTCCGGGTGGATTAAGTTTTTTAGCTTACAATAAATTTGAAGGTGAAGTAAAAGGGATCAATCAATTACAAAAAGAAACCGAAGAAAAATTTGGTACTGGAAATTATGTTCCGCCAATTGCAATTTCTTACTGGACTTTTAGAATTATGGTCGGGACAGGATTTTTAATGTTGTTAATTGCTGCACTTTCTCTCTTAAAAGCTTATAAACAAAATTATGAGTTCAACCCTCTATTCTATAAAATTGTTTTTTGGTCAATGCTGCTTCCAGTAATTGCAAACACTACAGGTTGGTTGTTTACAGAAATTGCAAGACAGCCGTGGACAGTTTTCGGTTTATTTACAACTGCTAATTCAGTATCAAACACAGTTTCTGCAGGCGAAGTTTTATTCTCACTAATTGCTTACACTGCAATTTATGCAGTTCTTATGGTGATTATGATTTCGCTGATGAAAAAATTTGCTACAAGAAATGTTAATGAAATTGAGATTGAAGATCACGAAGCAGTTGAAGACAAAATTTTTAGTAAAGCATAG
- the cydB gene encoding cytochrome d ubiquinol oxidase subunit II has protein sequence MDLNIIWFILIGVLFVGFFFLEGFDYGVGILLPFIGKEDRERRAIINSIGTFWDGNEVWMLTAGGAMFAAFPNWYATLFSGFYLALVVMLLALIARGVAFEYRSKKDDPVWRNRWDWVIFVGSFVPALLWGVAISNIIRGVPIDANMNYTGNFFTLLNPYSLVGGLTSVALFTLHGSIFLSLKLTDNLLDRARNIAGKLWLPATLLLFAYVIFGYFDTDMFSKLGVNPGVVPIIAGIAILIVGYLLKIKKEGWAFVMTGITIAFSTITVFMGLFPRVMVSSTNNDYSLTIYNASSSPYTLQVMSIVALIFVPIVLAYQAWSYWVFRKRVSTKSKLEY, from the coding sequence ATGGACTTAAATATTATTTGGTTTATACTAATCGGTGTGCTCTTTGTCGGATTTTTCTTTTTAGAAGGATTTGATTACGGAGTCGGAATTCTCTTACCATTTATAGGTAAAGAAGACAGAGAACGTCGCGCAATAATAAATTCTATCGGCACTTTTTGGGATGGTAATGAAGTTTGGATGCTAACTGCAGGCGGCGCAATGTTTGCAGCTTTTCCAAATTGGTATGCAACATTGTTTAGTGGATTTTATCTTGCACTTGTTGTGATGCTCTTAGCTTTAATTGCTCGCGGAGTTGCATTTGAATACAGAAGTAAAAAAGATGATCCTGTTTGGCGTAACCGATGGGATTGGGTAATCTTTGTAGGGAGTTTTGTTCCTGCATTACTTTGGGGTGTTGCAATATCAAACATTATACGTGGTGTTCCAATAGATGCAAATATGAATTATACAGGAAACTTTTTTACACTCCTTAATCCATATTCATTAGTTGGTGGATTAACTTCAGTAGCTCTATTTACATTACACGGATCTATTTTTCTATCACTAAAATTAACTGATAATCTTTTAGATAGAGCAAGAAACATTGCTGGAAAACTCTGGCTGCCTGCAACACTATTACTATTTGCTTATGTTATTTTTGGATACTTTGATACAGATATGTTTTCAAAACTTGGTGTTAATCCCGGTGTTGTTCCAATTATAGCTGGCATTGCTATTCTTATAGTTGGATATCTTTTAAAGATAAAAAAAGAAGGCTGGGCTTTTGTAATGACAGGAATTACAATTGCATTTTCAACCATTACAGTTTTTATGGGATTGTTTCCAAGAGTAATGGTATCAAGCACAAACAATGATTATAGTTTAACAATTTACAATGCTTCTTCAAGTCCATATACATTACAAGTTATGAGTATTGTTGCTTTAATATTTGTACCAATTGTTTTGGCTTATCAAGCATGGTCATATTGGGTTTTTAGAAAACGAGTTTCTACAAAATCTAAACTTGAGTACTAA
- a CDS encoding Rrf2 family transcriptional regulator — protein MRTSSLFSKEQDYSLRITAYLASLENGQIINVNRLSKNLYISKIFAARIIHKLKNANITGSVQGKYGGVYLKAKPKEISIWDVLNAVGFNTRLNDCMNDHFTCELMFGCKFHNFFLVQENVLVTKLKEQKISDYVFQQFK, from the coding sequence ATGAGAACCAGCAGTTTATTTAGCAAAGAACAAGATTACTCACTCAGAATTACAGCTTATTTAGCCTCACTCGAAAATGGGCAAATTATTAATGTTAATAGACTTTCAAAAAATCTTTATATCTCAAAAATTTTTGCAGCACGAATTATCCATAAACTAAAAAATGCAAATATCACTGGCTCTGTTCAAGGAAAGTATGGCGGAGTTTATTTAAAAGCCAAGCCAAAAGAGATTTCTATTTGGGATGTTTTAAATGCAGTAGGGTTTAATACAAGATTAAATGATTGTATGAATGATCATTTTACCTGCGAGCTAATGTTCGGATGTAAGTTTCATAATTTTTTTTTAGTGCAAGAAAATGTTCTTGTAACAAAATTAAAAGAGCAAAAAATTTCTGATTATGTATTTCAACAATTTAAATAA